In Arvicanthis niloticus isolate mArvNil1 chromosome 4, mArvNil1.pat.X, whole genome shotgun sequence, a single window of DNA contains:
- the Smg5 gene encoding nonsense-mediated mRNA decay factor SMG5, whose protein sequence is MSQGPPPVESSEPEAKVLHTKRLYRAVVEAVHRLDLILCNKTAYQEVFKPENISLRNKLRELCVKLMFLHPVDYGRKAEELLWRKVYYEVIQLIKTNKKHIHSRSTLECAYRTHLVAGIGFYQHLLLYIQSHYQLELQCCIDWTHVTDPLIGCKKPVSASGKEMDWAQMACHRCLVYLGDLSRYQNELAGVDTELLAERFYYQALSVAPQIGMPFNQLGTLAGSKYYNVEAMYCYLRCIQSEVSFEGAYGNLKRLYDKAAKMYHQLKKSETRKLSPSKKRCKDIKRLLVNFMYLQSLLQPKSSSVDSELTSLCQSVLEDFNLCLFYLPSSPNLGLTNEDEEECESGYAFLPDLLIFQMAIICLMGVHSLKRAGSKQYSAAIAFTLALFSHLINHVNIRLQAELEEGENPVSAFQSDGTDEPESKEALEKEEPEPEPPAVVPQADEGRKSRKHSRLSCLRRRRHHPPKAGDDSDLSEGFESDSSHDSAQASDGSDSGSDKSLEGRGTAFDAETDSEMNSQESRSDLEDMEDEEGTRSPAQEPPQARSEAPDSLNGPLVPSEASIASNLQAMSTQMFQTKRCFRLAPTFSNLLLQPTTEPNSVASHRPCVNGDVDKPLEPASEDGSESEGSESSSRSCRNERSLQEKLQALMAEGLLPAVKVFLDWLRTNPDLIIVCAQSSQSLWNRLSVLLNLLPASGELQDSGLALCSEVQGLLEGCELPDLPAGLLLPEDMALRNLPPLRAAHRRFNFDADRPLLSALEESVVRICYIRSFGHFVARLQGSILQFNPEVGIFVSIAQSEQESLLQQAQAQFRMAEEEARRNRLMRDMAQLRLQLEVSQLEGSLQQPKAQSAMSPYLIPDTQALCYHLPLIRQLATSGRFIIIIPRTVIDGLDLLKKEQPGARDGIRYLEAEFKKGNRYIRCQKEVGKSFERHKLKRQDTDAWTLYKILDSCRQLTLAQGAGEEDPSGMVTIITGLHLDNPSALSGPIQAALQAAAHASVDVKNVLDFYRQWKEIG, encoded by the exons GGCTGTGGTGGAGGCTGTGCATCGGCTAGACCTCATCCTTTGCAACAAAACTGCTTATCAGGAAGTGTTCAAACCAGAGAACATTAGCCTGAGGAACAA GCTGCGTGAGCTCTGTGTGAAGCTTATGTTCTTGCACCCAGTAGACTATGGGAGGAAGGCTGAGGAACTGCTGTGGAGAAAGGTATACTATGAAGTTATCCAGCTTATCAAGACTAACAAAAAG CACATCCACAGTCGGAGCACCTTGGAATGTGCCTACAGGACTCATCTGGTTGCTGGCATTGGCTTCTACCAGCATCTCCTTCTCTATATCCAGTCCCACTACCAGCTGGAACTACAGTGCTGCATTGACTGGACTCATGTCACTGATCCCCTCATAG GATGCAAGAAGCCAGTATCTGCTTCAGGAAAGGAGATGGATTGGGCACAGATGGCATGCCACCGATGTCTGGTGTACCTTGGGGATCTGT CACGCTATCAGAATGAATTGGCTGGTGTGGACACTGAGCTGCTAGCTGAGAGATTCTACTATCAAGCCTTGTCAGTAGCTCCCCAGATTG GAATGCCCTTCAACCAGCTGGGCACCCTTGCAGGCAGCAAGTATTACAACGTGGAAGCCATGTATTGCTACTTGCGCTG CATCCAGTCGGAAGTGTCCTTTGAGGGAGCCTATGGGAACCTCAAGAGGCTATATGACAAGGCAGCCAAAATGTACCACCAGTTGAAGAAGTCTGAGACCAGGAAGCTTTCCCCTAGCAAAAAGCG ATGCAAAGACATTAAGAGGTTGTTGGTAAACTTCATGTACCTACAAAGCCTGTTACAGCCCAAAAGTAG CTCCGTGGACTCAGAGCTGACCTCACTTTGCCAGTCTGTGCTAGAGGATTTCAACCTCTGCCTCTTCTACCTGCCTTCCTCACCCAACCTTGGTCTAACCAACGAAGACGAGGAGGAGTGTGAAAGTGGATATGCTTTCCTCCCCGACCTGCTCATCTTTCAGATGGCCATCATCTGCCTCATGGGTGTGCACAGTTTAAAGAGAGCAG GATCCAAGCAGTATAGCGCAGCCATTGCTTTCACCCTGGCCCTCTTCTCCCACCTTATTAATCATGTCAACATACGGCTGCAGGCAGAGCTGGAAGAGGGCGAGAACCCTGTCTCTGCTTTTCAGAGTGATGGCACAG ATGAACCAGAGTCAAAAGAAGCACTAGAAAAAGAGGAGCCAGAGCCTGAGCCTCCCGCTGTGGTGCCTCAAGCTGATGAGGGTAGAAAGAGCCGAAAGCATTCTCGACTCTCTTGTCTTCGTCGCCGCCGCCACCATCCTCCTAAAGCTGGTGATGACAGTGATCTGAGTGAGGGCTTTGAGTCAGACTCTAGCCATGACTCTGCCCAGGCCAGCGACGGCTCAGACAGTGGCTCTGATAAGAGCCTGGAAGGCAGGGGCACTGCCTTTGATGCAGAGACGGACTCAGAAATGAACAGCCAGGAGTCCCGCTCAGACCTGGAAGATATGGAGGATGAAGAGGGGACACGGTCTCCAGCCCAGGAGCCCCCTCAGGCCAGATCAGAGGCTCCTGATTCCCTCAATGGCCCCCTGGTCCCCAGTGAGGCAAGCATTGCCAGCAATTTACAAGCCATGTCCACCCAGATGTTCCAGACCAAGCGCTGCTTCCGACTGGCTCCCACTTTTAGCAACCTGCTCCTGCAGCCTACCACGGAACCTAACAGTGTGGCCAGTCACAGGCCTTGTGTCAACGGGGATGTGGACAAGCCTTTAGAACCAG CCTCTGAGGATGGCTCTGAGTCAGAGGGGAGCGAGTCCAGCAGCCGCTCCTGTCGCAATGAGCGCAGCCTTCAGGAAAAGCTGCAGGCCCTGATGGCTGAGGGCCTCCTTCCTGCTGTGAAGGTCTTCCTGGACTGGCTGCGAACCAACCCTGACCTCATcattgtgtgtgcacag AGCTCTCAAAGTTTGTGGAACCGCCTGTCTGTGTTGCTGAATCTGTTGCCAGCATCTGGTGAGCTCCAGGATTCTG GACTGGCTCTGTGTTCTGAAGTCCAAGGTCTCCTTGAAGGCTGCGAGCTGCCTGACCTCCCTGCTGGCCTGCTGCTCCCAGAGGACATGGCACTGCGTAACCTACCTCCTCTGCGGGCTGCTCATAGACGCTTTAACTTTGATGCAGATCGGCCCCTGCTCAGTGCTTTGGAGGAG TCGGTGGTGCGCATCTGCTATATCCGCAGTTTCGGGCACTTTGTTGCTCGCTTACAAGGCAGCATCCTGCAGTTCAATCCAGAGGTCGGCATCTTCGTCAGCATTGCTCAGTCTGAGCAGGAGAGCCTGCTGCAGCAGGCCCAGGCCCAGTTTCGTATG GCGGAGGAGGAGGCTCGGCGGAACAGGCTCAtgagagacatggctcagctacGATTACAG CTCGAGGTCTCCCAGCTGGAAGGGAGCCTACAGCAGCCCAAAGCCCAGTCAGCCATGTCTCCCTACCTCATCCCTGACACCCAGGCCCTCTGCTACCACCTTCCTCTTATCCGCCAGCTTGCCACCAGTGGCcgattcatcatcatcattccaAGGACAG TGATTGATGGCCTGGATTTGCTGAAGAAAGAACAGCCAGGGGCCAGGGATGGGATCCGGTACCTGGAGGCAGAGTTTAAGAAAGGAAACAG ATACATTCGCTGCCAGAAGGAGGTGGGAAAGAGCTTTGAGCGGCATAAACTGAAGAGGCAGGATACAGATGCCTG GACTCTCTATAAGATCCTGGACAGCTGCAGACAGTTAACTCTGGCCCAGGGGGCAGGGGAGGAAGACCCAAGTGGCATGGTGACCATTATCACAGGCCTTCATTTGGACAACCCCAGTGCACTCTCTGGGCCTATTCAG GCTGCCCTGCAAGCTGCTGCCCATGCCAGTGTGGACGTCAAGAATGTTTTAGACTTTTACAGGCAGTGGAAGGAGATTGGTTGA
- the Paqr6 gene encoding membrane progestin receptor delta isoform X2 produces the protein MKGLGTRSTWRYRATMLSLKLPQLLRVHQVPRVFWEEGIMSGYRCPTSSALDCVLSSFQMTNETVNIWTHFLPTWYFLWRLLALGSPGFRAEPYHLPLLVFLLPACLYPFASCCAHTFSSMSPRARHICYFLDYGALSLYSLGCAFPYAAYSMPASWLHSRLHQLFVPAAALNSFLCTGLSCYSRFPELEKPGFSKALRTAAFAYPFLFDNLPLFYRLRLCWGRAHSCGRDALNTSHGYHLLCALLTGFLFAARLPERLAPGRFDYIGHSHQLFHICAVLGTHFQLEAVLADMGSRRAWLAEQEPTLGLEATVATLSLTMIGNLLIISAFTAFLLRIPGTCPLLQASPLEEGLQAKQQ, from the exons ATGAAGGGTCTGGGGACCAG GTCAACGTGGAGGTACCGGGCCACCATGCTCAGTCTCAAGCTGCCTCAACTCCTTCGAGTCCATCAGGTTCCCCGG gtGTTTTGGGAAGAAGGCATCATGTCTGGCTACCGATGCCCCACAAGCTCTGCCTTAGACTGTGTCCTCAGCTCCTTCCAGATGACTAATGAAACGGTCAACATCTGGACTCACTTCCTGCCGACCTG GTACTTCCTGTGGCGCCTCCTGGCGCTGGGCAGCCCGGGCTTCCGCGCCGAGCCGTACCACCTTCCGCTGCTGGTCTTCCTACTGCCCGCCTGCCTCTATCCCTTCGCATCCTGCTGCGCGCACACCTTTAGCTCCATGTCGCCCCGTGCTCGTCACATCTGCTACTTCCTGGACTACGGGGCGCTCAGCCTCTACAGCCTGG GCTGCGCCTTCCCTTATGCCGCCTACTCCATGCCGGCCTCCTGGCTGCACAGCCGCCTACACCAGCTCTTCGTGCCCGCTGCAGCGCTCAACTCCTTCCTGTGCACCGGCCTCTCCTGCTACTCGCG GTTCCCAGAGCTAGAAAAGCCGGGGTTCAGCAAGGCTCTCCGCACAGCCGCCTTTGCCTACCCCTTCTTGTTTGACAACCTCCCCCTGTTCTACAGG CTTCGGCTGTGTTGGGGCAGGGCCCACAGCTGTGGGCGGGACGCACTGAACACCAGCCATGGCTACCACCTCCTCTGCGCTCTGCTCACCGGCTTCCTTTTTGCAGCCCGTCTACCGGAGCGCCTGGCACCTGGGCGCTTCGACTATATTG GACACAGCCACCAGCTGTTCCACATCTGTGCAGTGCTGGGCACCCACTTCCAGCTGGAAGCAGTGCTGGCTGATATGGGATCCCGCAGAGCCTGGCTGGCCGAGCAGGAACCCACCCTGGGCCTGGAGGCCACCGTGGCCACCCTGAGCCTGACAATGATCGGGAACCTGCTCATCATCTCGGCTTTCACAGCCTTCTTGTTGCGGATCCCTGGAACCTGCCCGCTGCTGCAGGCTAGCCCACTGGAAGAGGGACTCCAAGCTAAACAACAGTGA
- the Paqr6 gene encoding membrane progestin receptor delta isoform X1, translating into MCWARRLRDGRGRRSRSHRDAANRSTWRYRATMLSLKLPQLLRVHQVPRVFWEEGIMSGYRCPTSSALDCVLSSFQMTNETVNIWTHFLPTWYFLWRLLALGSPGFRAEPYHLPLLVFLLPACLYPFASCCAHTFSSMSPRARHICYFLDYGALSLYSLGCAFPYAAYSMPASWLHSRLHQLFVPAAALNSFLCTGLSCYSRFPELEKPGFSKALRTAAFAYPFLFDNLPLFYRLRLCWGRAHSCGRDALNTSHGYHLLCALLTGFLFAARLPERLAPGRFDYIGHSHQLFHICAVLGTHFQLEAVLADMGSRRAWLAEQEPTLGLEATVATLSLTMIGNLLIISAFTAFLLRIPGTCPLLQASPLEEGLQAKQQ; encoded by the exons ATGTGCTGGGCGAGGCGACTAAGAGACGGGCGGGGCAGGCGGAGCCGAAGCCACCGGGACGCGGCAAACAG GTCAACGTGGAGGTACCGGGCCACCATGCTCAGTCTCAAGCTGCCTCAACTCCTTCGAGTCCATCAGGTTCCCCGG gtGTTTTGGGAAGAAGGCATCATGTCTGGCTACCGATGCCCCACAAGCTCTGCCTTAGACTGTGTCCTCAGCTCCTTCCAGATGACTAATGAAACGGTCAACATCTGGACTCACTTCCTGCCGACCTG GTACTTCCTGTGGCGCCTCCTGGCGCTGGGCAGCCCGGGCTTCCGCGCCGAGCCGTACCACCTTCCGCTGCTGGTCTTCCTACTGCCCGCCTGCCTCTATCCCTTCGCATCCTGCTGCGCGCACACCTTTAGCTCCATGTCGCCCCGTGCTCGTCACATCTGCTACTTCCTGGACTACGGGGCGCTCAGCCTCTACAGCCTGG GCTGCGCCTTCCCTTATGCCGCCTACTCCATGCCGGCCTCCTGGCTGCACAGCCGCCTACACCAGCTCTTCGTGCCCGCTGCAGCGCTCAACTCCTTCCTGTGCACCGGCCTCTCCTGCTACTCGCG GTTCCCAGAGCTAGAAAAGCCGGGGTTCAGCAAGGCTCTCCGCACAGCCGCCTTTGCCTACCCCTTCTTGTTTGACAACCTCCCCCTGTTCTACAGG CTTCGGCTGTGTTGGGGCAGGGCCCACAGCTGTGGGCGGGACGCACTGAACACCAGCCATGGCTACCACCTCCTCTGCGCTCTGCTCACCGGCTTCCTTTTTGCAGCCCGTCTACCGGAGCGCCTGGCACCTGGGCGCTTCGACTATATTG GACACAGCCACCAGCTGTTCCACATCTGTGCAGTGCTGGGCACCCACTTCCAGCTGGAAGCAGTGCTGGCTGATATGGGATCCCGCAGAGCCTGGCTGGCCGAGCAGGAACCCACCCTGGGCCTGGAGGCCACCGTGGCCACCCTGAGCCTGACAATGATCGGGAACCTGCTCATCATCTCGGCTTTCACAGCCTTCTTGTTGCGGATCCCTGGAACCTGCCCGCTGCTGCAGGCTAGCCCACTGGAAGAGGGACTCCAAGCTAAACAACAGTGA
- the Paqr6 gene encoding membrane progestin receptor delta isoform X4: MCWARRLRDGRGRRSRSHRDAANRSTWRYRATMLSLKLPQLLRVHQVPRVFWEEGIMSGYRCPTSSALDCVLSSFQMTNETVNIWTHFLPTWFPELEKPGFSKALRTAAFAYPFLFDNLPLFYRLRLCWGRAHSCGRDALNTSHGYHLLCALLTGFLFAARLPERLAPGRFDYIGHSHQLFHICAVLGTHFQLEAVLADMGSRRAWLAEQEPTLGLEATVATLSLTMIGNLLIISAFTAFLLRIPGTCPLLQASPLEEGLQAKQQ, translated from the exons ATGTGCTGGGCGAGGCGACTAAGAGACGGGCGGGGCAGGCGGAGCCGAAGCCACCGGGACGCGGCAAACAG GTCAACGTGGAGGTACCGGGCCACCATGCTCAGTCTCAAGCTGCCTCAACTCCTTCGAGTCCATCAGGTTCCCCGG gtGTTTTGGGAAGAAGGCATCATGTCTGGCTACCGATGCCCCACAAGCTCTGCCTTAGACTGTGTCCTCAGCTCCTTCCAGATGACTAATGAAACGGTCAACATCTGGACTCACTTCCTGCCGACCTG GTTCCCAGAGCTAGAAAAGCCGGGGTTCAGCAAGGCTCTCCGCACAGCCGCCTTTGCCTACCCCTTCTTGTTTGACAACCTCCCCCTGTTCTACAGG CTTCGGCTGTGTTGGGGCAGGGCCCACAGCTGTGGGCGGGACGCACTGAACACCAGCCATGGCTACCACCTCCTCTGCGCTCTGCTCACCGGCTTCCTTTTTGCAGCCCGTCTACCGGAGCGCCTGGCACCTGGGCGCTTCGACTATATTG GACACAGCCACCAGCTGTTCCACATCTGTGCAGTGCTGGGCACCCACTTCCAGCTGGAAGCAGTGCTGGCTGATATGGGATCCCGCAGAGCCTGGCTGGCCGAGCAGGAACCCACCCTGGGCCTGGAGGCCACCGTGGCCACCCTGAGCCTGACAATGATCGGGAACCTGCTCATCATCTCGGCTTTCACAGCCTTCTTGTTGCGGATCCCTGGAACCTGCCCGCTGCTGCAGGCTAGCCCACTGGAAGAGGGACTCCAAGCTAAACAACAGTGA
- the Paqr6 gene encoding membrane progestin receptor delta isoform X3: MSGYRCPTSSALDCVLSSFQMTNETVNIWTHFLPTWYFLWRLLALGSPGFRAEPYHLPLLVFLLPACLYPFASCCAHTFSSMSPRARHICYFLDYGALSLYSLGCAFPYAAYSMPASWLHSRLHQLFVPAAALNSFLCTGLSCYSRFPELEKPGFSKALRTAAFAYPFLFDNLPLFYRLRLCWGRAHSCGRDALNTSHGYHLLCALLTGFLFAARLPERLAPGRFDYIGHSHQLFHICAVLGTHFQLEAVLADMGSRRAWLAEQEPTLGLEATVATLSLTMIGNLLIISAFTAFLLRIPGTCPLLQASPLEEGLQAKQQ, translated from the exons ATGTCTGGCTACCGATGCCCCACAAGCTCTGCCTTAGACTGTGTCCTCAGCTCCTTCCAGATGACTAATGAAACGGTCAACATCTGGACTCACTTCCTGCCGACCTG GTACTTCCTGTGGCGCCTCCTGGCGCTGGGCAGCCCGGGCTTCCGCGCCGAGCCGTACCACCTTCCGCTGCTGGTCTTCCTACTGCCCGCCTGCCTCTATCCCTTCGCATCCTGCTGCGCGCACACCTTTAGCTCCATGTCGCCCCGTGCTCGTCACATCTGCTACTTCCTGGACTACGGGGCGCTCAGCCTCTACAGCCTGG GCTGCGCCTTCCCTTATGCCGCCTACTCCATGCCGGCCTCCTGGCTGCACAGCCGCCTACACCAGCTCTTCGTGCCCGCTGCAGCGCTCAACTCCTTCCTGTGCACCGGCCTCTCCTGCTACTCGCG GTTCCCAGAGCTAGAAAAGCCGGGGTTCAGCAAGGCTCTCCGCACAGCCGCCTTTGCCTACCCCTTCTTGTTTGACAACCTCCCCCTGTTCTACAGG CTTCGGCTGTGTTGGGGCAGGGCCCACAGCTGTGGGCGGGACGCACTGAACACCAGCCATGGCTACCACCTCCTCTGCGCTCTGCTCACCGGCTTCCTTTTTGCAGCCCGTCTACCGGAGCGCCTGGCACCTGGGCGCTTCGACTATATTG GACACAGCCACCAGCTGTTCCACATCTGTGCAGTGCTGGGCACCCACTTCCAGCTGGAAGCAGTGCTGGCTGATATGGGATCCCGCAGAGCCTGGCTGGCCGAGCAGGAACCCACCCTGGGCCTGGAGGCCACCGTGGCCACCCTGAGCCTGACAATGATCGGGAACCTGCTCATCATCTCGGCTTTCACAGCCTTCTTGTTGCGGATCCCTGGAACCTGCCCGCTGCTGCAGGCTAGCCCACTGGAAGAGGGACTCCAAGCTAAACAACAGTGA
- the Bglap gene encoding osteocalcin — protein MRTLSLLTLLALATFCLSDIADAKPSNSESDKAFVSKQEGSEVVSRPRRYLGPGGPAPAPDPLEPTREVCELNPTCDELSEQVGLQEAYKRIYGTAV, from the exons ATGAGGACCCTTTCTCTACTCACTCTGCTGGCCCTGGCTACATTCTGTCTCTCTGACATAGCAG ATGCAAAGCCCAGCAACTCTGAGTCTGACAAAG CCTTCGTGTCCAAGCAGGAGGGCAGTGAGGTGGTGAGCAGACCCCGGCGCTACCTTGGGCCTGG AGGCCCAGCACCCGCCCCAGACCCCCTGGAGCCCACCAGGGAGGTGTGTGAGCTCAACCCCACCTGTGACGAGCTATCGGAGCAGGTCGGCTTGCAGGAGGCCTACAAGCGCATCTATGGTACGGCTGTTTAG